In Lujinxingia sediminis, a single genomic region encodes these proteins:
- the hslU gene encoding ATP-dependent protease ATPase subunit HslU yields MATSPAPRKDDLELTPRQIVAALDRYIVGQHAAKRAVAVALRNRWRRQQLDEELRDEIMPKNIIMIGPTGVGKTEIARRLARLARAPFLKVEASKFTEVGYVGRDVESMVRDLLELGINLVKAEAEERVEERAREIAEERILDQLELKNSERPPLDERHNRQKSFIVGEDGTIQSTDEAPKNVREHLRQRLRQGDFDDDYIEIELTDSSNPVIEVFSGQKGMEEMDLGSVFGNMFPRRRKKKRVNVKDALGALVKEEAGRLIDMDQITQEALQRTQQSGIIFLDEIDKIAGRESQQGPDVSREGVQRDLLPIVEGSSVTTKHGVVKTDHILFIAAGAFHVSKPSDLIPELQGRFPIRVELESLTQQDFQRILTEPRNSLTRQYVELMSTEGITVSFDDEAIATIAEMAYQVNESLENIGARRLHTIMEKVFEALSFDAPDIEDQDIVVSADYVRERLQDVLQDEDLSRYIL; encoded by the coding sequence ATGGCCACCTCCCCCGCCCCCAGAAAGGATGATTTGGAACTGACTCCGCGCCAGATCGTGGCCGCGCTCGACCGCTACATCGTCGGGCAACACGCCGCCAAACGCGCCGTCGCCGTCGCCCTGCGCAACCGCTGGCGTCGCCAGCAACTCGACGAGGAGCTGCGCGATGAGATCATGCCCAAGAACATCATCATGATCGGCCCCACCGGCGTCGGAAAAACCGAGATCGCTCGTCGCCTCGCCAGACTCGCCCGCGCCCCCTTCCTCAAGGTCGAAGCCTCCAAATTCACCGAGGTTGGCTACGTCGGGCGCGATGTCGAGAGCATGGTCCGCGATCTTCTGGAGCTGGGCATCAATCTGGTCAAAGCTGAGGCCGAGGAGCGCGTCGAGGAGCGCGCCCGCGAGATCGCCGAAGAACGCATCCTCGACCAACTCGAACTCAAAAACTCCGAGCGCCCTCCCCTCGACGAGCGCCACAACCGCCAGAAGTCCTTTATCGTCGGCGAAGATGGCACCATCCAGTCCACCGACGAAGCGCCCAAGAACGTGCGCGAACACCTTCGCCAACGCCTGCGCCAGGGCGACTTCGACGATGACTACATCGAGATCGAACTGACCGACTCGTCCAACCCCGTCATCGAGGTCTTCTCCGGCCAGAAGGGCATGGAGGAGATGGACCTGGGCAGCGTCTTCGGCAACATGTTCCCTCGCCGACGCAAAAAGAAGCGCGTCAACGTCAAAGACGCCCTCGGCGCGCTCGTGAAGGAGGAGGCCGGCCGACTGATCGATATGGATCAGATCACTCAGGAGGCGCTCCAGCGCACCCAGCAGTCCGGCATCATCTTCCTCGACGAGATCGATAAGATCGCCGGACGAGAGTCACAGCAAGGCCCCGACGTCTCGCGCGAGGGCGTCCAGCGCGATCTGCTCCCCATCGTCGAAGGGTCCTCGGTCACGACCAAACACGGCGTCGTGAAAACCGACCATATCCTCTTTATCGCCGCCGGTGCCTTTCACGTCTCCAAGCCCTCCGACCTCATCCCGGAGCTTCAGGGACGCTTCCCGATCCGCGTGGAGTTGGAGAGCCTCACCCAGCAGGACTTTCAGCGCATCCTCACCGAGCCCCGTAACAGCCTGACTCGCCAGTACGTCGAACTGATGAGCACCGAGGGCATCACCGTGAGCTTTGACGATGAGGCCATCGCCACCATCGCTGAGATGGCCTACCAGGTGAATGAGTCGCTGGAGAATATCGGCGCGCGTCGCCTGCACACGATCATGGAAAAGGTCTTTGAAGCCCTCTCCTTTGACGCACCGGACATCGAAGATCAAGACATCGTGGTCAGCGCCGATTACGTACGCGAGCGCCTCCAGGATGTGCTCCAGGACGAAGACTTAAGCCGCTACATCCTCTAA
- the hslV gene encoding ATP-dependent protease subunit HslV — protein sequence MSFRGTTIVSVRRGDKVVVAGDGQVTMGEKIVMKATARKVRRLHGDKVLCGFAGSTADAFTLFEKLEEKLKKFNGNLTRAAVELAKDWRTDRMLRKLEALLIAADSEATLLISGTGDVIEPEEGVIAIGSGGSYALSAARALVRHTELDARTIAESSLKIAAEICVFTNDSLTIEELSTSSR from the coding sequence ATGAGCTTTCGAGGCACCACCATCGTCAGCGTTCGCCGCGGCGACAAGGTCGTCGTCGCCGGCGACGGTCAGGTCACCATGGGCGAAAAGATCGTGATGAAAGCCACCGCCCGAAAGGTGCGCAGACTTCACGGCGATAAAGTCCTCTGCGGCTTTGCCGGCTCCACCGCCGACGCCTTCACCCTCTTTGAGAAGCTCGAAGAGAAGCTCAAAAAGTTCAACGGGAACCTCACCCGCGCCGCCGTCGAGCTGGCCAAAGACTGGCGCACCGATCGCATGCTGCGCAAACTCGAAGCGCTGCTCATCGCTGCAGACAGCGAGGCCACACTTCTGATCAGCGGCACCGGTGACGTCATCGAGCCCGAAGAAGGCGTCATCGCCATCGGCTCGGGGGGCTCCTACGCCTTAAGCGCGGCCCGCGCTCTGGTGCGTCATACCGAGCTCGACGCGCGCACCATTGCCGAATCCTCCCTTAAAATCGCCGCCGAGATCTGTGTGTTCACCAACGACTCGCTCACCATCGAGGAACTCTCCACATCCTCACGTTGA
- a CDS encoding tyrosine recombinase XerC translates to MLAERIDQFITYLRVERGASAHTRRAYASDLGQLADFLAERGRENPDPGALTIDDLRAFVADRFDANQASSLARKISTLRSFWTFLIKKRLVDKNPAELLSTPKVQKPLRNYLGVDEIFHLLDGHKGDSVLGIRDMAIWEVGYGAGLRVSELVSLNRSDIDLDAGWVQTIGKGNKERRVPLGQKACAALKRYLARRHELVDGDSAPDAVFLNHRGGRLTDRSVRRLLKEHLVRAGLDTSLTPHGLRHSFATHLLDAGADLRGIQELLGHANLSTTQRYTHVSIDRLMEVYDAAHPRARSASGRRKTESSPTSNDE, encoded by the coding sequence GCGCGCACACCCGGCGAGCCTACGCCAGCGATCTGGGCCAGCTGGCCGACTTTTTAGCCGAACGCGGTCGGGAGAATCCCGACCCCGGGGCGCTGACCATCGACGATCTTCGGGCGTTTGTCGCGGACCGCTTCGATGCGAACCAGGCCTCGTCTCTGGCCCGAAAGATCTCAACTCTGCGCTCCTTCTGGACCTTTCTGATCAAGAAGCGCCTGGTCGATAAAAACCCCGCCGAACTTCTCTCCACCCCGAAGGTGCAAAAGCCTCTGCGCAACTACCTGGGCGTCGACGAGATCTTTCACCTGCTCGACGGCCATAAGGGCGACTCCGTCCTGGGGATCCGCGACATGGCCATCTGGGAGGTGGGCTACGGCGCGGGGTTGCGCGTCTCGGAGCTGGTCTCACTGAACCGTTCTGACATCGATCTCGACGCCGGATGGGTGCAGACCATCGGCAAAGGAAACAAGGAGCGGCGCGTGCCCCTGGGGCAGAAGGCCTGCGCTGCGCTCAAGCGCTATCTGGCGCGGCGCCATGAGCTGGTCGACGGCGACAGCGCCCCCGACGCGGTCTTTCTCAACCACCGCGGGGGCCGACTCACCGACCGCTCGGTGCGACGCCTGCTCAAAGAGCATCTGGTTCGCGCAGGACTCGACACTTCGCTGACCCCACACGGGTTGCGTCACTCCTTTGCCACCCATCTGCTCGACGCCGGGGCCGACCTGCGAGGCATCCAGGAGCTCCTTGGCCACGCCAACCTCTCGACCACCCAGCGCTACACCCACGTCTCAATTGACAGGCTTATGGAGGTCTACGATGCTGCCCATCCCCGCGCCCGATCGGCGTCTGGAAGGCGCAAAACCGAGTCCTCACCAACTTCCAATGATGAGTAA